In a genomic window of Vulpes lagopus strain Blue_001 chromosome 13, ASM1834538v1, whole genome shotgun sequence:
- the LOC121475077 gene encoding LOW QUALITY PROTEIN: olfactory receptor 2L5-like (The sequence of the model RefSeq protein was modified relative to this genomic sequence to represent the inferred CDS: inserted 2 bases in 1 codon): MENYTQTSTDFTLLGLFPPTRIGLFLFIVVVLIFLMALFGNVSMILLIFRDXHLHTPMYFLLSQLSLIDLSYISTIVPKMTYNFVCGNKSISFIGCGVQSYFFLTLAGAEALLLISMAYDRYVAICFPLHYPIRMSKKVCVLMITGSWIMGSVNACAHTVYAFHIPYCRSRNINHFFCDVPAMLTLACMDTWVYEYTVFVSTILFLAFPFIGIVCSYGRVLLAICRMQSTEGRKKAYSTCSTHLTVVTLYYAPFVYTYLCPRSFRSPTENKILTVFYTILTPVLNPIIYSLRNKEVMGALRRLIQRISFVKM; encoded by the exons ATGGAAAACTATACTCAAACATCAACTGATTTCACCCTACTGGGCTTGTTCCCACCAACAAGAATTGGCCTGTTCCTCTTTATTGTCGTTGTTCTCATTTTCCTAATGGCTCTGTTTGGCAACGTGTCCATGATTCTTCTTATCTTCAGAGA ACATCTCCACACACCCATGTATTTCTTACTCAGTCAGCTCTCTCTCATTGACCTAAGCTACATCTCCACGATTGTCCCCAAAATGACCTACAATTTTGTGTGTGGAAACAAGTCTATCTCCTTCATTGGGTGTGGGGTTCAGAGCTACTTTTTCTTGACTTTAGCAGGTGCAGAAGCATTGCTCCTGATATCTATGGCCTATGATCGTTATGTGGCTATTTGCTTTCCTCTTCACTATCCCATTCGTATGAGCAAAAAAGTATGCGTGCTGATGATAACAGGATCCTGGATAATGGGCTCAGTCAATGCTTGTGCCCACACCGTATATGCCTTTCATATACCTTACTGTCGATCCAGGAACATCAACCATTTCTTCTGTGATGTCCCAGCCATGTTGACTTTAGCCTGCATGGACACCTGGGTCTATGAGTACACAGTGTTTGTGAGCACCATCCTCTTCCTTGCATTTCCATTCATTGGCATTGTATGTTCCTATGGCCGGGTCCTCCTAGCTATCTGCCGCATGCAGTCcacagaagggaggaagaaggccTATTCCACCTGCAGCACCCACCTTACTGTAGTGACTTTATACTATGCACCCTTTGTTTACACATATTTATGCCCGAGATCCTTTCGATCTCCAACAGAGAACAAGATCCTAACTGTTTTCTACACTATCCTGACCCCAGTGCTCAACCCCATAATCTACAGCCTGAGAAACAAGGAGGTGATGGGAGCCCTGAGGCGATTGATTCAGAGAATCTCCTTTGTTAAAATGTAG